The following are encoded together in the Parabacteroides chongii genome:
- a CDS encoding polysaccharide pyruvyl transferase family protein — translation MKKNRQQRIFELRTLIDEKILPLITSDYVLWGLPYYINPGDTLIWNGALSLLKGCPHKCIGTCGWDEYRYQPLNKDTVILIIGGGFFGDLWRKAWSGVMDIITRYPDNPIMILPQSIFYQNPIVAKEDAERLAKCKNLTICTRDKQSFDYATTFFSFAKTLFVPDLAFHMDVNLLYRCAVKQTDKVLYLKRNDKELVQDKADIIGENVERKDWPAMSGNYSFSMRVVCALYLRLSKRKNKFYRCLITLLMKYGHRCVVTRDAVRFISSYKTIYTTRLHVMILSFLLDKEIYILDNSYGKISGCYDAWLKGCDNIYIYSKND, via the coding sequence ATGAAAAAGAATAGACAGCAACGTATATTTGAATTAAGAACATTGATAGATGAGAAAATACTTCCGCTCATAACCTCTGATTATGTACTTTGGGGACTTCCTTATTACATCAATCCTGGTGACACATTGATTTGGAATGGTGCATTGTCTCTGCTTAAAGGATGTCCACATAAATGTATCGGAACGTGTGGCTGGGATGAGTACCGCTATCAACCATTAAATAAAGATACGGTAATTCTTATCATAGGAGGTGGTTTCTTTGGTGACTTATGGAGAAAAGCTTGGAGTGGAGTAATGGATATCATAACTCGATACCCTGATAACCCTATCATGATTCTGCCTCAATCTATTTTTTACCAAAATCCGATTGTTGCAAAAGAAGACGCTGAGCGTCTGGCTAAATGTAAGAATTTGACTATTTGCACACGTGATAAGCAATCATTTGATTATGCGACAACATTTTTTTCTTTTGCGAAGACTTTATTTGTTCCGGATTTAGCTTTTCATATGGACGTTAACCTGCTATATCGTTGTGCAGTAAAACAAACTGATAAAGTATTATATTTAAAACGTAATGATAAGGAATTGGTCCAAGATAAAGCAGATATAATTGGAGAAAATGTGGAGAGAAAAGATTGGCCGGCCATGAGTGGAAATTATAGTTTCAGCATGCGTGTGGTATGTGCTCTATATTTAAGATTGAGTAAAAGGAAGAACAAGTTTTATAGATGTTTGATTACTCTATTGATGAAATATGGTCATCGTTGTGTTGTTACTCGTGATGCTGTTAGATTTATTAGTTCCTATAAAACCATTTATACTACTCGGTTACATGTCATGATACTTTCTTTCCTATTAGACAAGGAAATCTATATCTTGGATAACAGTTACGGTAAAATTAGTGGATGCTATGATGCATGGCTGAAAGGCTGTGATAATATATATATATATTCGAAAAATGATTAG
- a CDS encoding nucleotidyltransferase family protein, whose product MKLTTEYIALLRGYMQRNADYYGITRMGIFGSVAHNEQTENSDVDIYVEGELRGFFVLSGIKCELEELLGCKVDIVRLRKQMDSFLRDRILKEGIYV is encoded by the coding sequence ATGAAATTAACAACAGAATACATCGCTTTACTGCGAGGATATATGCAAAGGAATGCCGACTATTACGGTATTACCCGGATGGGTATATTTGGTTCTGTTGCGCATAATGAACAGACTGAAAATAGTGATGTAGATATATATGTGGAGGGAGAGTTACGTGGCTTCTTTGTTTTGTCAGGCATTAAATGTGAATTGGAAGAACTATTAGGTTGTAAAGTAGATATCGTACGTTTGCGAAAGCAAATGGACTCTTTTTTGCGTGACCGAATTTTAAAGGAGGGTATTTATGTATAA
- a CDS encoding MATE family efflux transporter, whose protein sequence is MNFQSYKVQTALNVVTGLFAVVVQFAVSFFLSPFIVRTLGAEANGFSQLANNFVMYASLLTIAFNSMAARFVSVAYHQNEFDRANKLYSSIFIVDVLICILLLPISALIIFNLEHVVVIENADVLDVKVLFACVFLNFFMSLVMSLFSLAMYVKNKVFHSNLLNAVKAILNATLLLVVFSVFPAKIFYISMVASFLTMMMLPIYRRLQARLLPEVCFQYKNFSFLYVKELLSSGIWNTVNQCGHLLNTGLDLLLANWFISPFSMGLLAISKIIPSAIIQLSTTLNGNFSPSVTQTWAKGNREALLRELRIAMKVSTIIVSVPIVTFCCFGYDFYKLWQPTLPATELTVISILGCMAFIPVSGTQTLYNVFTATNKLRVNSISFIFMGLLNVLVVFLGLTYSKEYGIYVIAGCSTTLSIFRNMIVTLPYTAYLLNMKWFEFYKDVLQTLLCCSINVFISLLFVFVFHLEGWLGLFIMCGLTVVFTLLIDIYYYLNKNERDILFKILKIRKNNG, encoded by the coding sequence ATGAATTTTCAATCGTATAAAGTACAAACGGCTTTAAATGTTGTTACAGGATTATTTGCTGTAGTTGTTCAATTTGCGGTTAGTTTCTTTTTGTCACCATTTATTGTGCGTACATTAGGGGCAGAAGCGAATGGCTTTTCTCAATTGGCTAACAACTTCGTAATGTATGCCTCTTTGCTTACTATCGCTTTCAACTCTATGGCAGCTCGATTTGTATCAGTGGCATATCATCAAAATGAATTTGATAGAGCAAATAAGTTGTATTCCTCTATATTCATTGTAGATGTATTAATATGTATTTTGCTATTGCCAATATCAGCCCTAATAATTTTTAATTTGGAACATGTGGTAGTAATAGAGAATGCTGATGTTTTGGACGTAAAAGTTCTTTTTGCTTGTGTGTTTTTGAATTTCTTTATGAGTTTAGTGATGTCGCTTTTTTCTCTGGCCATGTATGTAAAGAATAAGGTATTCCATAGTAATCTTCTAAATGCAGTTAAAGCCATATTAAATGCTACACTCTTATTAGTCGTGTTTTCTGTTTTTCCAGCTAAAATATTTTATATTTCAATGGTTGCATCATTTCTGACAATGATGATGTTACCTATATATAGAAGGTTGCAAGCCAGATTACTTCCTGAGGTATGTTTTCAATATAAGAATTTTTCTTTTCTCTATGTGAAAGAATTATTATCCTCAGGTATTTGGAATACAGTGAATCAATGTGGTCATCTTCTTAACACCGGTTTGGACTTATTGTTGGCTAATTGGTTTATTAGTCCGTTTTCAATGGGATTATTGGCTATTTCTAAGATAATACCTTCGGCTATAATTCAACTTTCAACAACTCTCAATGGAAACTTCTCACCTTCTGTAACTCAAACATGGGCTAAGGGTAATCGTGAAGCTTTACTTCGTGAATTAAGGATAGCTATGAAGGTTTCTACCATTATCGTATCGGTGCCTATTGTGACATTCTGTTGTTTTGGATACGATTTTTATAAATTATGGCAACCTACGTTACCTGCAACAGAGCTTACAGTAATATCTATACTGGGTTGTATGGCTTTTATTCCTGTCTCAGGAACGCAAACGTTGTATAATGTGTTTACAGCGACTAATAAACTTCGTGTAAACTCCATTAGCTTTATTTTCATGGGGCTTTTGAATGTTTTAGTTGTATTTTTGGGGCTTACTTACTCTAAAGAGTATGGAATTTATGTAATTGCCGGATGTAGCACTACACTTTCCATATTTAGAAATATGATAGTTACACTGCCTTATACAGCTTATTTGTTGAATATGAAATGGTTTGAGTTTTATAAGGATGTGTTACAAACTTTATTGTGTTGTAGTATTAATGTTTTCATATCGCTATTATTTGTATTCGTTTTTCATTTGGAAGGTTGGCTTGGATTATTCATCATGTGTGGATTAACTGTAGTATTTACTCTATTGATAGACATTTATTATTACCTAAACAAGAACGAAAGGGATATCCTTTTTAAAATTCTTAAAATCAGAAAAAATAATGGATAA
- a CDS encoding glycosyltransferase family 2 protein, which yields MISVSIIVPVYGVEKHIERCLRSVLRQDYQGELECILVDDCTPDKSMQIVEALLESYGGNIVFRKFRHERNRGLSAARNTGTQAAKGDYIFYLDSDDEIMPHAISTLVTLANKYPGVDIVYGDWYVARRYNSLQNNVALKEYINNSNEIISTILLGCHVSMTAPNKLLRKEFIRNNTLSFKEGIYHEDEHFNYFLAEAAQSIAICFVPIYVYYLNPEGITGGNSKDKRIYSLIIICEDILLRGKTLFRYHFCLKFVRNLVNVIHDNSFLYPRLKDLIFHLYQSTHKDHLYLCSFYVYLYYIFPIKLLKYLNKSRLFTISYSIIWRIIKRREFCR from the coding sequence ATGATTAGTGTATCTATAATAGTACCTGTTTATGGCGTAGAGAAACACATTGAACGGTGTTTGCGTTCTGTCCTAAGACAGGACTATCAAGGAGAACTTGAATGTATACTGGTTGATGATTGTACACCAGACAAAAGTATGCAGATAGTAGAAGCATTACTTGAGTCTTATGGCGGTAATATCGTATTCAGAAAGTTTCGTCATGAACGTAATCGAGGACTTTCTGCCGCTCGAAATACAGGGACACAGGCAGCAAAAGGTGATTATATATTCTATTTGGATAGTGATGACGAGATAATGCCCCATGCCATAAGTACGCTTGTGACCTTGGCTAACAAATATCCGGGAGTGGATATAGTTTATGGTGACTGGTATGTGGCAAGGCGTTATAATTCTCTTCAAAATAATGTAGCTTTGAAAGAATACATAAACAATTCTAATGAAATAATTTCGACCATTCTTTTGGGCTGTCATGTAAGCATGACAGCTCCGAATAAACTCTTAAGAAAAGAGTTTATAAGAAATAATACTTTGTCTTTCAAAGAAGGTATTTATCATGAGGATGAACATTTTAATTATTTTTTGGCAGAAGCAGCTCAGAGTATTGCTATCTGTTTCGTTCCTATTTATGTTTATTATCTGAATCCTGAAGGTATAACTGGAGGAAATAGTAAAGATAAAAGAATATATAGTCTTATAATTATTTGTGAAGATATTCTATTGCGTGGAAAAACATTATTTCGATATCATTTTTGTTTAAAATTTGTGCGTAATTTAGTAAATGTAATTCATGATAATTCATTTTTGTATCCACGATTAAAAGATTTGATTTTTCATTTATATCAGTCTACACATAAAGATCATCTTTATCTCTGTTCCTTTTATGTTTATTTATATTATATTTTCCCTATAAAATTGTTGAAGTATTTGAATAAGAGTCGACTTTTTACTATATCTTATTCTATTATTTGGAGAATAATAAAGAGAAGGGAGTTTTGTCGATAA
- a CDS encoding glycosyltransferase family 4 protein, whose translation MDRQKILYICQYFYPETFRGNDIAFYLAEKGHDVHVVTGIPNYPVGTFFKGYSWFRKRNEIINGVKVTRLPIIPRGNNKIMLMLNYFSFFIIAWIYILFHSIGHKYDKVFVQQLSPVMMSAPGVLYKRLRGIPLYTWVLDLWPESLKAAGGINNKWILSFFDYFVKSEYKYSDCILISSRSFFDNILKYGNYQDKIIYYPQWSESIDSNVKKQNHQIPDLPNGFKLMFAGAVGDAHGFECTMRAALLTKEYKDIKWVIVGDGRRLDWVRNFVEKHGLEETVFTLGRYPVETMPLFFKQADVMLVTLNDDPLFRLYAPAKISAYMAAARPIIAVLNGEGADVINEAGCGWCLSSGDAEGFARLVIELSQSDRVLLEKKGMKGLEYYNKYFIKEKCLEHLDRIMELS comes from the coding sequence ATGGACAGACAAAAAATCCTTTATATCTGTCAATATTTTTATCCAGAGACGTTTCGTGGTAATGATATTGCTTTTTATTTAGCAGAAAAAGGGCATGATGTGCATGTAGTTACGGGAATTCCCAATTATCCTGTTGGCACTTTTTTTAAAGGGTATAGTTGGTTCAGAAAAAGAAATGAAATTATAAATGGGGTGAAAGTAACTCGTCTTCCAATTATTCCTCGTGGAAACAATAAAATTATGTTGATGCTTAATTATTTTAGTTTCTTTATCATTGCTTGGATTTATATATTATTTCATTCTATAGGGCATAAGTATGACAAGGTATTTGTACAACAATTGTCACCGGTAATGATGTCTGCTCCAGGTGTATTGTATAAACGTTTACGTGGAATTCCTTTATATACATGGGTTCTAGATTTATGGCCGGAGAGTTTAAAAGCGGCAGGAGGTATTAATAATAAGTGGATACTGTCTTTTTTTGACTATTTTGTAAAAAGTGAATATAAGTATTCAGATTGTATATTGATTAGTTCGCGTAGTTTTTTTGATAATATACTAAAGTATGGAAATTATCAAGATAAAATAATCTATTATCCGCAGTGGTCTGAAAGTATAGATTCTAATGTAAAAAAACAGAATCACCAAATACCAGATTTGCCAAATGGTTTTAAATTGATGTTTGCTGGTGCGGTAGGGGATGCTCATGGGTTTGAATGTACTATGAGAGCTGCTTTGTTGACAAAAGAATATAAAGATATTAAATGGGTAATCGTAGGAGATGGCCGTCGATTGGATTGGGTACGAAACTTTGTGGAGAAACATGGTTTGGAAGAAACTGTTTTTACTCTTGGTCGTTATCCTGTTGAAACTATGCCTTTGTTTTTTAAGCAGGCTGATGTTATGTTAGTGACACTAAATGATGACCCTTTGTTTCGCTTGTATGCTCCAGCTAAAATTTCAGCTTATATGGCTGCAGCACGACCTATAATAGCTGTGTTAAATGGTGAAGGGGCTGATGTTATAAATGAAGCTGGTTGTGGATGGTGTTTGTCTTCAGGTGATGCTGAAGGTTTTGCAAGATTGGTAATAGAACTATCGCAGTCTGATAGAGTATTATTAGAAAAAAAAGGTATGAAAGGACTGGAATATTATAACAAGTATTTTATAAAAGAAAAATGTCTTGAACATTTAGATCGAATAATGGAATTATCATAA
- a CDS encoding DapH/DapD/GlmU-related protein has product MNLIRKIKNNRFVRGFYFLYKFYFGYSKKSFGFCGEDVMLNPPLWFSNPKNVFLYGDNGLTNANILTANAKFIMKPHSGAAEGLKVSTGNHAMILGRFYRSVKEDEKPKGLDKDVLIESDVWIGRNVTILSGVTVGRGCTIAAGAVVTKDIPPYCLAGGVPAKPIKFKWTIDEILQHEKVLYSEKDRFSRIDLENIFLNTKLK; this is encoded by the coding sequence ATGAATTTGATAAGAAAAATAAAGAATAATAGATTTGTACGTGGTTTTTATTTTTTGTATAAATTTTATTTTGGATATTCCAAAAAATCTTTCGGCTTCTGTGGAGAAGATGTAATGTTGAACCCTCCTTTGTGGTTTTCCAATCCTAAAAATGTTTTTTTATATGGCGATAATGGGTTGACAAATGCTAATATTCTAACTGCAAATGCAAAATTTATTATGAAGCCTCATTCAGGAGCAGCCGAAGGTCTAAAAGTGAGTACAGGAAATCACGCGATGATTTTAGGACGTTTTTATCGTTCGGTGAAAGAAGATGAAAAGCCTAAAGGGTTAGATAAAGATGTTCTTATTGAATCTGATGTTTGGATTGGAAGAAACGTTACAATATTATCAGGAGTTACGGTGGGACGAGGTTGTACAATAGCAGCAGGAGCTGTTGTGACGAAAGATATACCTCCCTATTGTCTCGCAGGTGGTGTTCCTGCCAAACCAATAAAATTTAAATGGACGATTGATGAGATTCTCCAACATGAAAAAGTTCTATACTCAGAGAAAGATCGATTTTCTCGTATAGATTTGGAGAATATATTTTTAAATACAAAATTGAAATAA
- a CDS encoding glycosyltransferase: MKIIEIIPQLASGGAERLVVDLSNELAKSHEVILLTYYKEDNLNFYAHELSSAVTHITLGKELGLSFKAFISVSSVIRKMKPDVVHLHLSAIYYALPSIFFNHNVLYLLTIHNDADKEAEGFRGGFIRKLCFKSGLVIPVTISKESNKSFRKFYGIEAPIVFNGRVIPEKIDITEAVLNEFKIFRRTSKTRVLINLARFSEIKRQPLIAKCVKRLYEEGYDFSFLMIGKTSRTDILNQVKLCECEILHILGEKKNPLEYLKMSDSYCLFSSFEGMPISLIEALGTGAIPVCTPVGGIVDVVKDGENGLLAEDLTEEAVYNVLKRFLNMSDEDFLKMKRKTLESYYPYSIKECTKQYLQLFSQVNHKE, from the coding sequence ATGAAAATTATTGAAATAATTCCACAATTAGCTTCTGGGGGTGCTGAAAGATTAGTAGTTGATTTGTCTAATGAATTGGCAAAATCCCATGAAGTTATCTTATTAACCTATTACAAAGAGGATAATTTGAATTTTTATGCTCATGAGTTATCTTCTGCTGTTACCCACATTACATTAGGGAAGGAATTGGGTTTATCTTTTAAGGCCTTTATATCGGTTTCATCTGTTATTCGTAAAATGAAGCCTGATGTAGTACATCTTCATTTATCTGCTATTTACTATGCTCTTCCATCTATATTTTTTAATCATAATGTTTTGTATTTATTGACAATACATAATGATGCAGATAAAGAAGCAGAAGGTTTTAGAGGAGGTTTTATTAGAAAGTTGTGTTTTAAAAGCGGCTTAGTGATTCCGGTGACTATATCTAAAGAATCTAATAAAAGTTTTAGAAAATTTTATGGAATAGAAGCACCAATAGTTTTTAATGGTCGAGTCATTCCTGAGAAAATTGATATTACAGAAGCTGTTTTGAATGAATTTAAAATATTTAGGCGTACGTCAAAAACACGTGTACTCATTAATTTAGCAAGATTTTCAGAGATAAAACGACAACCATTAATTGCGAAATGTGTTAAACGATTATATGAAGAAGGATATGATTTTTCATTTTTAATGATTGGAAAAACTTCTCGGACAGATATATTGAATCAGGTAAAATTATGTGAATGTGAAATATTACATATTCTTGGAGAAAAGAAAAATCCTTTAGAATATTTAAAAATGTCAGATTCTTACTGTTTATTCTCTTCTTTTGAAGGAATGCCTATTTCTTTAATAGAGGCTTTAGGTACAGGGGCTATTCCTGTTTGTACTCCTGTTGGAGGTATTGTTGATGTAGTAAAAGATGGAGAAAATGGGCTTTTAGCGGAAGACTTGACAGAGGAAGCTGTTTATAATGTATTAAAACGATTTTTAAATATGTCTGATGAAGATTTCTTAAAAATGAAGCGAAAAACGTTAGAAAGTTATTATCCTTATAGTATTAAGGAGTGTACAAAACAATATCTACAACTGTTTTCTCAAGTGAATCATAAAGAATAA
- a CDS encoding EpsG family protein: MEFNYNGQLALINLLIFILFLCKYRDEYNRYSCNNVGYFPLVIFVLSFSVLGYTEADTYHYEYLYNEMLYAKIPIHVEPFYYWLIDFLPNNYYIWRLSVWGTALILLIATFRRYELNIRSVSFVFALLLLQQFTLTRGCLGISLFLYCSSFFIKPPSDLKIIYNILAILGCVFSLYLHKSIVLFVIISVCMLFPINKRIIWMMLLVYPILRGFVVPFVFDILNTGFLATRTTDFSMLYLEKEKSLANLNGIIHLFFQYIPRFILFYLLIKEYVINKRKYLNILFIYLGTHLSYFILQCYFWDNKHLLLLQVEHYI; the protein is encoded by the coding sequence ATGGAATTTAATTATAATGGGCAATTAGCTTTAATAAATTTGCTTATATTTATATTGTTTTTGTGTAAATATAGAGATGAATATAATAGATATAGCTGTAATAATGTAGGATATTTCCCTTTAGTAATTTTTGTTCTTTCTTTTTCAGTATTGGGTTATACTGAGGCTGATACTTATCATTATGAATATCTTTATAATGAAATGCTTTATGCAAAGATTCCAATACACGTAGAACCTTTCTATTATTGGTTAATAGATTTTTTGCCTAATAATTATTATATTTGGAGGCTTTCTGTATGGGGAACTGCTTTGATACTGTTAATAGCAACTTTCCGTCGCTATGAGTTGAATATTCGTTCGGTTAGTTTTGTTTTTGCCTTACTTTTACTTCAACAATTTACACTTACAAGAGGCTGTCTTGGAATATCTTTATTTTTATATTGCTCGTCTTTTTTTATTAAGCCACCTTCTGACCTTAAAATAATTTATAATATATTAGCAATCTTAGGATGTGTTTTCTCGCTCTATCTACATAAAAGTATAGTTCTTTTTGTTATTATATCAGTCTGCATGTTGTTTCCTATAAACAAGCGGATTATTTGGATGATGCTTTTAGTATATCCTATATTACGAGGATTCGTTGTTCCTTTTGTTTTTGATATTCTAAATACAGGTTTTCTTGCAACTCGAACTACAGATTTTTCTATGTTATATTTGGAAAAAGAAAAAAGTCTAGCAAACTTAAATGGAATAATACATTTGTTTTTTCAATATATACCTAGATTCATATTGTTCTATTTATTAATAAAGGAGTATGTAATTAATAAAAGAAAGTACCTAAATATATTATTTATTTATTTAGGTACTCATTTGTCTTATTTTATATTGCAATGTTATTTTTGGGACAACAAACATCTTCTTTTGTTGCAAGTAGAACACTACATATGA
- a CDS encoding glycosyltransferase family 2 protein, which translates to MKTPKVSVIVPVYGVEKYIERCARSLFEQTLEDIEYLFIDDCSLDNSIKILLKILEEYPFRKNQVVIHRMEQNSGQAAVRKWGILNATGEYVIHCDSDDWVKQDMYEIMYVEAKSGDYDITMCDFCLANEISILKECKSNINEDKFILLGDLLSGKVHSSLCTKMVRSILYNETFIYPEDNMREDLCCTIQLVYNAKSIRYLPMSMYYYYMNEFSISNAFTVDKIYNRYKQSCNNYYKILTFLQRHDLVSKYSREIVILKLLIKEELCKISNSQDGYRIWNEAFPDVSIIDTLTAKISFRMKLKIILTDLGLYFFKL; encoded by the coding sequence ATGAAGACTCCTAAAGTTTCCGTTATAGTTCCTGTTTATGGGGTTGAAAAATATATAGAGCGTTGTGCTCGTTCTCTATTTGAGCAGACATTGGAAGATATAGAATATCTTTTTATTGATGATTGTTCACTTGATAATTCTATAAAAATACTTCTTAAGATACTTGAAGAATATCCTTTCCGAAAAAATCAAGTAGTAATACATCGTATGGAGCAAAATAGCGGTCAGGCTGCAGTTCGTAAGTGGGGTATACTTAATGCTACTGGAGAGTATGTGATACATTGTGATAGTGACGATTGGGTAAAACAAGACATGTATGAAATAATGTATGTTGAAGCGAAGAGTGGTGATTATGATATCACGATGTGTGACTTTTGTTTGGCAAATGAAATAAGTATATTGAAAGAATGTAAGTCAAACATTAATGAGGATAAATTTATTTTATTAGGTGATTTATTGAGTGGTAAAGTTCATAGCTCTCTCTGTACAAAAATGGTACGTTCAATATTATATAACGAGACTTTTATTTATCCAGAAGATAATATGCGAGAAGATTTGTGTTGTACAATACAGCTAGTATATAATGCTAAATCTATTAGGTATTTACCTATGTCTATGTATTATTATTATATGAATGAATTTTCAATATCTAATGCATTTACTGTTGATAAAATTTATAATCGATATAAGCAGTCATGTAATAATTATTATAAGATTTTGACATTTCTACAAAGACACGATTTAGTAAGTAAATATAGTAGGGAAATTGTAATATTGAAGCTGTTAATTAAGGAAGAATTATGTAAAATATCAAATAGTCAAGATGGGTATAGAATATGGAATGAGGCATTTCCTGATGTGAGTATAATTGATACATTGACTGCAAAAATCTCTTTTAGGATGAAATTGAAAATAATATTAACAGATTTGGGATTATATTTTTTCAAACTATAG
- a CDS encoding glycosyltransferase family 4 protein: MLKVLLCAPYGGIPGGITRWTEHIKQYYDSVENSEIDLCIVPMGRSMFVNTNVSMWFRLRSIWVDYRQILYNYYKQVNRFSPEVFHLTSSGSLSLFKDMIMLWYARKKGEKTIIHFHFGRIPELSKRRNWEWKMLCKVMLMTDKIVVIDNMSYKTLKLEGFNNIVYLPNPLSPRILQIMNKQGLVNRESRKIVYVGHVVKTKGVFELVEACLDIPDIHLVLIGRILDGLDRDLKQIALRKGSTNWVTFMGEQPYDKVVYEMRTATVFALPSYTEGFPNVILESMICECPIVATSVGAIPEMLANDIGVLVEPQTVIPLKNALQHLLDNPLQSIKMGKKAAERVINLYSMHVIWKQLINIWNSGK; encoded by the coding sequence ATGCTTAAAGTTTTGTTATGTGCCCCTTATGGTGGTATTCCCGGTGGAATTACTCGTTGGACTGAACATATAAAACAATATTATGATTCAGTTGAGAATAGTGAAATTGATTTGTGTATTGTTCCAATGGGACGTTCAATGTTTGTGAATACTAATGTGTCAATGTGGTTTAGGCTTCGTAGTATTTGGGTTGATTACAGACAAATTTTATATAATTATTATAAGCAAGTGAATCGTTTTTCTCCAGAGGTATTTCATTTAACATCAAGTGGATCTCTAAGTCTGTTTAAGGATATGATAATGTTATGGTATGCACGTAAAAAAGGGGAGAAAACAATAATTCATTTTCATTTTGGAAGAATTCCAGAATTATCGAAAAGACGAAACTGGGAATGGAAAATGTTATGTAAGGTTATGTTGATGACAGATAAAATTGTTGTGATTGATAATATGTCTTACAAAACTCTTAAATTAGAAGGTTTTAATAATATTGTTTATCTACCAAATCCTCTTTCCCCTCGGATTTTACAAATAATGAATAAACAAGGATTAGTAAATCGCGAATCTCGTAAAATTGTATATGTAGGGCATGTGGTAAAGACAAAGGGGGTTTTTGAATTAGTAGAGGCTTGTCTTGATATCCCGGATATTCATCTAGTCTTGATTGGTCGAATTTTGGATGGATTAGATAGAGATCTTAAGCAAATAGCTTTGCGAAAAGGGTCGACTAATTGGGTTACTTTTATGGGCGAACAACCTTATGATAAGGTTGTATATGAGATGCGTACTGCAACAGTATTTGCGCTTCCTAGTTATACCGAAGGTTTTCCGAATGTTATATTAGAAAGTATGATTTGTGAATGTCCAATTGTAGCTACTTCTGTAGGTGCTATTCCTGAGATGTTAGCTAATGATATTGGAGTTTTAGTAGAGCCTCAAACGGTGATTCCATTAAAGAATGCATTACAGCACTTACTAGATAATCCATTGCAATCAATAAAAATGGGGAAAAAAGCAGCAGAGAGAGTTATAAATCTTTATTCTATGCATGTTATATGGAAACAATTAATAAATATATGGAATAGTGGCAAATGA